The Mercurialis annua linkage group LG7, ddMerAnnu1.2, whole genome shotgun sequence genome includes the window TCtatctaaaaatatattattttaattttttttaaattgataacCTGACATGTCAAACGATACAACAagttggattaaattgaaaagtgGGGTTAAGTAGTATTATCTTTTTAGAATAATGATTTTTCAAACTTTAATTCCAAACGCACCCTTAATCCAACTGCACAACCCGATAAGCTGATAAACTCCGGATCGTTGGATCGTGAAGTCCAGGGGTAGTTTCGGAAATAAGAGAATCGTTTATCTAAAAAACATTGTAGTCGACGACTAAGAAAAAATTAATCGGAAAAAGAAATTTAACTCTGCTCTCTCTctctgtatatatatatatatataaattataatcgtAATTTTTCATTTGTTGATTCTGTAGAGAAATTCAAAGAGAGACGACACTGTATAACTACTGAGTACTCGCATATAGAGAAGCAATGTCGGGAGGAATAGCTAGAGGTCGTCTTGCTGAGGAGCGGAAGGCTTGGCGGAAAAACCATCCTCATGTCCGTACAGTTTTATTGATTCgtgttttttgtttgtttttgggATGGAAGTTGTTTTTGTTTAGGGTGATTTTGGTTTTGATGTGTTTTTCTAACATTTgtgtgtttttttataatttttgggaATTAGGGTTTTGTGGCGAAGCCTGAAACGCTGCCGGATGGGACGGTGAATTTGATGGCGTGGCATTGTACTATACCTGGGAAAGCTAGtgtaagtaatttttttatctattatttTGTACCAAggatttttcatattttatttttatccttaTTAATCTTTGATACGCTTGGTACTTGGTGATTAAGCTTGTATACGTTTCATCGTGTTAATATATGATTACCTGTAATAGATGTTCTCTGCAAACGTTAGGAACGTCTCGTCTGAGACTTTGTCCTTAGGCTAGTAATTTAGAGGGGTAAACCGgtaaagtttcatttttttagttgaaTTCCTTGAATGCTGCAATAGGAGTTTCAaaaattgtatttatatttgttgCGATAATTTCGTTACTAGGTTGGTTCATTTGTTTGTATTGAACAGTTTGATAGTTATAGCTTATACTAAAGAATTAGTAATGTTGGATTGGATCATGTAGCTGTTTTTATGCCTTGTGGTTTTCTCGCCCCTTATTTGAAGGGGTGCATTAAGGTCCTAACTTTTTGCTTGAATTGTTGGCTTTGTATTAGTGTTCCTTGAGTGGCTGACTTTGACTTTGAGTTGCTTGAATGAATTTCCCCCCCAGAATTTTGGACAAGAGATTGCTATGAACATATCTAAAAGCTCTCTTCACTGATTAGAGATGCCAAAAGTCAATCATTGTGACACTACAAGTCTTTATTATTAAATGTTTCTGGGTTATTGAAGTCCTGGTTGTTGAGGCTTGTTTTGGTTGGATCATGGATTATTCTATTAAGTGACGAGAACTTTATTATGGTATAAATTTGTAGTCCAACAGCACAAGAGCATGTGAGATGCACTAGTTTTTATAGCTCTTGCCATCATGCATTGGTCTGCACTCAATCTTCTCCGGTTGGTTGCTTAAGATGATAAATCCTTCTAGAAGTTTTTTAACCTTTAAGATGTCTGTATCAACTATCAAGCTTTTTGATAACTCACTGACAGTCACAGTATTTGCTGGAGATGTCTTGTGCAGTTGATGTTCTTTGATCTCGTGCatgttcttctttttcttattaGATTAATGGCATGCTTTTCCCCTTTTCTTGAGATTGATGCTTTTGCAAATCAAAAACCAGTGAATTTCTTCTTCGTTAGGTTCCCCTCTCACTCTTCTCCTCTCTTTACCCGCTTATAACTTGCAAATGGGTCTATTTGAGACTGACAATTATAGATAGGGATAGTTCACAGGGAGATCTGTATCAAGTATCAACTGGTAACTTGAGGCAGTTATGGATGTGGGAAAGATTAAACTAAGGTTTTGTGTTtgcttatcttttttttatgcTAGTAGCATACTAGCATGGGTAGTGGTTACAACTTGCAAGTTTCATTTTTTCGCGCATCATCCACTTATGTTAGTAATTGCTCTCTATTTCTTTTAGGAAATGGATCTCCTTAAAGCAGATATATGCTGAAAACTCAGTGGCTGCTTGCCTGCTTTCTGAGTCATCTTGATAAGTTTGTTGCCTCCCTTTATTAATTTACCTCTGTGTTGCATAGCTGAGCTTGTTCTGCTGTTTTTCGTATTCTTATACAATACAAATCAGCTATCTGCGTATGAAAGGCAAGGAGTTGTACCTGATGTTTTTAAATCACAACAATACTTATGTATAGGAGGTGCTGCTCTTCTCTAGGCTCTCTATTTATTGAATCAATGCTTTATTATGCTAGATAGAAGAGAGGATCAGGGAAGTTAAGAAATTTGCATAAGAGAATTTAATTTCCATGGCTATAAGTTTAGGATTTTAGCTGTAGTGCGACTTTGTGAAAAAGTTTTGAGGACTTACATTTTTGTACTTATGATGTGTCTCTCTCGTCGTCCCACTCATTTCCAGGTGCATTTTAAGTATAAGGCTTCAAGTCATGTTTAGTTTGTATGCTACGGTAGTCTGTTGATCTCATGCTATACTTCTCTAAAAAATAGTGGATATGAATTATAGATGAAATAAaatattggttttgttttgacatGCTGTCCTTTTCCTAAGGAAAAATATTGTATATgtttactatatttttaatgGCGCTGTAGACTGATTGGGAGGGTGGTTTCTTTCCGCTTACGCTGCACTTCAGTGAAGACTATCCCAGCAAGCCACCAAAATGTAAATTTCCTCAAGGTTTCTTTCATCCTAATGTCTACCCATCAGGAACTGTCTGCTTGTCAATCCTTAATGAGGATAGTGTAAGCATCCTAGCTTGCTTTTAACTTTTAAGTAATGTTTCTAGTTTCTTGGAATAAATGTGTTGTGGAATTGCATATTTACCTGGTTTGCTAAGCATGTTTTTATACATGTAGGGGTGGAGACCAGCCATCACTGTGAAGCAAATTTTAGTTGGTATACAGGATCTGCTGGACCAGCCAAATCCTGCTGATCCTGCTCAAACTGAAGGTTATCATCTATTTATTCAGGTATGCTGACCTCTAGGGTTATTTTATCATTTCATTTGGAATGCTATTGTATATGAAGtacattttgtaatttttagatCTTTGTTTCAGTGATCATGATATCAATAGGTAAGCAGCGAAGGCTTTAatgttgtaaataaaaaatttagcttTTCTTAAGTTGAAATGGTCGAAgatgtttgattattttctaTACGGTATATGGACAATGAAATAGTACATTAGTACAAATAATCTGAAAATTGCTTTTGCtatcttaaattttttgctAAGCTGGTAGCCTTGTAGCAGGTTCCGTCGTGTGGAGAAAGCTAGTGTGTCTTTAAATTCTTAgagaattttgttatttttatttgatgaaTGCCCTTGAAATGTATTTATTTCTCGCCGATATCTAATGTGCGTGAACTTTACTTAATGCAGGATCTTACGGAGTACAAGAAAAGGGTACGCCAGCAAGCTAAGCAATACCCCCCTCTTGTGTAATGTGAAAACTACCTTTAGGAACTACTTGTTCTCTGGTAACTCTATATGTTGCCCTGCAATTGTGTAATGCTAAACTAGCTCTTGCTGGAAAATTGATGGCCTTTGTGTGTGACGACTTGGTTGAACCGTCGTTTAGCTCCaaaatttgggttaaattttgTTGATATGCTACAGTATATCAGTCAGCCAGAGTTTTACTCATTGGTGTTTATATGAGTTGAAAAATTT containing:
- the LOC126655224 gene encoding SUMO-conjugating enzyme SCE1, with the translated sequence MSGGIARGRLAEERKAWRKNHPHGFVAKPETLPDGTVNLMAWHCTIPGKASTDWEGGFFPLTLHFSEDYPSKPPKCKFPQGFFHPNVYPSGTVCLSILNEDSGWRPAITVKQILVGIQDLLDQPNPADPAQTEGYHLFIQDLTEYKKRVRQQAKQYPPLV